Proteins co-encoded in one Flavivirga eckloniae genomic window:
- a CDS encoding bifunctional 3-deoxy-7-phosphoheptulonate synthase/chorismate mutase type II: protein MENKKEMRNWLDALNLDHPLVIAGPCSAETEEQVLKIAHELKDTDANYFRAGIWKPRTRPGMFEGVGALGLNWLKKVKEETGMKICTEVANAAHVKLALENDVDLLWIGARSTVSPFIMQEIADALKGTDKPVLIKNPVNPDLSLWLGGIERIYKSGVKNIGAIHRGFSSYQKTKYRNIPEWQLAIEFQNKFPDIPLILDPSHITGNREMIFDVSQTALDLNYDGLMIETHHDPENAWSDAAQQVTPSKLIQIMKDLKIRKETDAEAEYNNALNNLRAQIDIVDHDIISLLGKRMIAADGIGALKKKKNVAVLQSKRWNEILGKMVLEGEEHGLSEEFILRMFKAIHQESINHQEKIING, encoded by the coding sequence ATGGAGAATAAAAAAGAAATGAGAAACTGGTTGGATGCATTAAATTTAGATCATCCTTTGGTTATTGCAGGACCTTGTAGTGCCGAAACAGAAGAGCAAGTATTAAAGATAGCTCATGAGTTAAAAGACACAGACGCTAATTATTTTAGAGCAGGTATTTGGAAACCAAGAACAAGACCAGGAATGTTTGAGGGTGTTGGTGCATTGGGTTTAAACTGGCTTAAGAAAGTAAAAGAAGAAACCGGGATGAAAATTTGTACAGAAGTAGCTAATGCTGCCCATGTAAAACTAGCTTTAGAGAACGATGTAGATCTGTTATGGATTGGAGCACGTTCTACTGTGAGTCCGTTTATAATGCAAGAAATTGCAGATGCTTTAAAAGGTACAGATAAACCTGTTTTGATAAAAAACCCTGTTAACCCAGATTTATCATTGTGGTTAGGAGGAATAGAAAGAATATATAAATCTGGAGTTAAAAACATAGGAGCTATACACAGAGGGTTTTCATCTTACCAAAAGACCAAGTATAGAAACATACCAGAATGGCAATTAGCTATTGAGTTTCAAAATAAATTCCCAGATATCCCTTTAATTTTAGATCCGTCTCATATTACCGGTAATCGCGAAATGATTTTTGATGTATCGCAAACGGCATTAGATTTAAATTACGATGGATTAATGATTGAAACACATCACGATCCTGAGAACGCATGGAGTGATGCTGCACAGCAAGTAACACCTTCTAAGTTGATACAAATCATGAAAGATCTTAAAATTAGAAAAGAGACCGACGCAGAAGCAGAATACAACAATGCCTTAAATAATTTAAGAGCTCAAATTGATATTGTAGACCACGATATTATTAGTTTATTAGGAAAACGAATGATAGCCGCAGATGGAATTGGAGCGCTTAAAAAGAAAAAAAATGTTGCTGTATTACAGTCTAAACGTTGGAATGAGATTTTAGGAAAAATGGTTTTAGAAGGAGAGGAGCACGGACTTAGTGAAGAGTTTATCTTAAGAATGTTTAAAGCGATTCACCAAGAATCTATTAACCATCAAGAGAAGATAATTAACGGTTAA
- a CDS encoding prephenate dehydratase, which translates to MIKTVAIQGVKGSFHHIVSQQFFDENVDVIECLTFDKVVDSLITEECDAAIMALENSIVGSIIPNYALIDTYGLHIVGEHYLDIQHNLMALPGQKIEDIKEVYSHPMALLQCKEFFKQYPHIKLVEDKDTAEVAQRIQEKKLKGIGAIASVMAADIFELDVLAASIQTIKHNETRFVIVKRTNSEVPENEMNKASVKFESDHKRGSLAAILNVMSDCKLNLTKIQSLPIIDEPWKYAFFVDITFDEYIDFKKSKSIIDIMGEGFKVLGEYKNAKL; encoded by the coding sequence TTGATTAAAACGGTAGCCATACAGGGAGTAAAAGGATCTTTTCATCATATTGTGTCTCAGCAATTTTTTGACGAAAATGTCGATGTTATAGAGTGTTTAACCTTCGATAAGGTCGTAGATTCTTTAATTACGGAAGAATGCGATGCCGCCATTATGGCCTTGGAAAACTCTATAGTAGGGTCGATTATTCCTAATTACGCATTAATTGATACTTACGGTTTGCACATTGTTGGCGAGCATTATCTGGACATTCAGCATAACTTAATGGCTTTGCCGGGGCAGAAGATAGAAGATATTAAAGAAGTGTATTCGCATCCCATGGCATTGCTACAATGTAAGGAGTTTTTTAAGCAATATCCGCATATAAAATTGGTGGAAGATAAAGATACGGCAGAGGTGGCACAACGTATACAGGAAAAAAAGCTTAAAGGAATAGGGGCTATTGCCAGTGTTATGGCTGCAGATATATTCGAGTTAGATGTTTTGGCAGCCAGTATTCAAACTATAAAGCACAACGAAACACGTTTTGTTATTGTGAAGCGAACAAATTCGGAAGTTCCGGAAAATGAGATGAACAAAGCGTCGGTTAAATTTGAAAGCGATCATAAGCGAGGTAGTCTCGCGGCTATTCTTAATGTAATGAGCGATTGCAAGCTAAATCTAACTAAAATTCAATCCCTACCAATAATTGATGAGCCTTGGAAGTATGCTTTTTTTGTTGATATTACTTTTGACGAATATATAGATTTTAAAAAATCGAAATCTATAATAGATATTATGGGCGAAGGGTTTAAAGTGTTGGGAGAATATAAAAATGCTAAATTATGA
- a CDS encoding acyloxyacyl hydrolase — MRLLFICIFCAVFSFSFSQEKKHTSYLDVNYFKGNIALHNNDILHLIKGHPEGVVLSWNKKTFGFKDWEQRYNYPDYGMSFVYQNLKNDVLGNNYALFSHYNFYFLNRNLMMRIGQGLALTTNPYDKEDNFRNIAYGSKIMSSTYLMLNYKKEHIIDRFGIQAGLSFIHYSNGNFKAPNASTNTLALNVGVTYNLDEEAPEYITTLQDGAKETFTQPIKYNVVFRSGINESDIVDSGRFPFYIFSAYADKRINVKSALQVGADVFFSRFLKEYIYYRSVAFPEDNLTGNEDYKRVGVFAGHELFINKMSLVTQLGYYVYYPFDFEGRTYLRIGLKRYFGNKWFGALTLKSHGAKAEALEFGVGVRL, encoded by the coding sequence ATGAGATTACTTTTTATCTGTATTTTTTGTGCAGTATTTAGCTTTTCTTTCTCTCAAGAAAAAAAGCATACATCCTATTTGGATGTCAATTATTTTAAGGGAAACATTGCACTACATAATAACGATATCTTACATTTAATTAAGGGGCATCCGGAAGGCGTTGTTTTAAGTTGGAACAAAAAAACCTTTGGATTTAAGGATTGGGAACAACGTTATAATTATCCGGATTATGGAATGTCTTTTGTTTACCAAAATCTAAAGAATGACGTTTTAGGAAATAACTATGCGCTATTTTCACATTACAATTTCTACTTTTTAAACCGTAATTTAATGATGCGTATTGGTCAAGGTTTAGCCTTAACGACCAATCCTTACGATAAGGAAGATAATTTTAGGAATATAGCCTATGGATCTAAAATAATGAGTAGTACCTACTTGATGCTTAATTATAAAAAGGAACATATTATAGATAGGTTTGGAATACAGGCAGGACTATCGTTTATTCATTACTCAAATGGGAATTTTAAAGCTCCTAATGCAAGTACAAATACTTTAGCCTTAAATGTGGGTGTTACATATAATTTAGATGAAGAAGCACCAGAATATATAACCACATTGCAAGATGGAGCCAAAGAAACATTTACGCAACCTATAAAATATAATGTTGTTTTTAGGAGTGGTATTAATGAAAGTGATATTGTTGATAGTGGTCGTTTTCCTTTTTACATCTTTTCTGCATATGCAGATAAACGCATTAATGTAAAAAGTGCATTACAAGTAGGAGCCGATGTGTTCTTTTCAAGGTTTTTAAAGGAGTATATTTATTACAGGTCGGTTGCTTTTCCAGAAGATAATTTAACAGGAAACGAAGATTATAAAAGAGTAGGTGTGTTTGCTGGGCATGAATTATTTATTAATAAAATGTCGCTTGTTACCCAGTTGGGGTATTATGTGTATTACCCTTTCGATTTTGAAGGGCGTACTTATCTTAGAATAGGTTTAAAACGCTATTTTGGTAACAAATGGTTTGGAGCATTAACATTAAAGTCTCATGGTGCAAAAGCAGAGGCGTTAGAATTTGGAGTTGGTGTTAGGTTATAA
- a CDS encoding pyridoxal phosphate-dependent aminotransferase, with translation MIEAANRLQTVEEYYFSKKLREVSFLINSGKPIINLGIGSPDLQPPKRVVEAIKEGLLAPNAHKYQSYQGLPELRDAIVGFYKEHFSVSLSASTEVLPLMGSKEGIMHISMAYLNEGDEVLIPNPGYPTYQSVTKLVGAKPVFYELDAANNWLPDFEALEQLDLSKVKLMWVNYPHMPTGATPNTYLFEELVAFAKRHNILIVNDNPYSFILNDAPKSILSVTGAKDVCLELNSLSKTFNMAGWRVGMVVGDSKHINNILKVKSNMDSGMFYGIQKGAIEALKCSEMWFVTLNSVYKRRRDLVWRLAKALNCTYDENATGLFVWAKLPEGIKAETYIDEVLKNKHVFITPGTIFGSKGEGYIRFSLCAPTEVLEEAIKRVE, from the coding sequence ATGATTGAAGCAGCAAACAGATTGCAAACGGTAGAGGAATATTACTTTTCAAAGAAATTAAGAGAAGTAAGTTTCCTTATAAATAGCGGTAAACCTATTATTAATTTAGGGATTGGTAGTCCGGATTTACAGCCGCCAAAAAGGGTTGTAGAGGCTATAAAGGAAGGTTTGCTGGCTCCTAATGCACATAAATATCAGAGTTATCAAGGTTTGCCAGAGCTAAGAGATGCTATCGTTGGATTTTATAAAGAGCATTTTTCGGTTTCTTTAAGTGCTTCAACAGAGGTTTTACCTCTAATGGGAAGTAAGGAAGGGATTATGCATATTTCAATGGCCTATTTAAATGAAGGAGATGAGGTATTGATTCCAAATCCAGGATACCCAACTTACCAATCTGTTACAAAATTAGTAGGAGCAAAACCTGTTTTTTACGAACTGGATGCTGCTAACAATTGGTTGCCGGATTTTGAAGCTCTAGAGCAATTGGATTTGAGCAAGGTAAAACTAATGTGGGTAAACTATCCGCATATGCCAACTGGAGCAACGCCAAATACATATTTGTTTGAAGAATTAGTAGCATTTGCCAAACGTCATAATATTTTAATAGTTAATGATAATCCGTATAGCTTTATATTAAATGATGCTCCAAAAAGCATATTAAGCGTTACAGGAGCAAAAGATGTTTGTTTAGAGCTTAACTCGCTAAGTAAAACCTTTAATATGGCTGGCTGGCGCGTAGGTATGGTTGTTGGAGACAGCAAGCATATAAACAATATTTTAAAGGTGAAGAGTAACATGGATTCTGGTATGTTCTATGGGATTCAAAAAGGAGCTATTGAAGCTTTAAAATGTTCAGAAATGTGGTTTGTTACATTAAATAGCGTGTACAAACGACGTCGCGATTTAGTTTGGCGATTAGCAAAAGCTTTAAACTGTACTTACGATGAAAATGCAACGGGGCTTTTTGTTTGGGCTAAATTACCAGAAGGGATTAAAGCTGAAACATACATAGATGAGGTGTTAAAAAATAAACATGTATTTATTACACCGGGAACTATTTTTGGGAGTAAAGGCGAAGGGTATATCCGATTTTCTCTATGTGCGCCAACCGAAGTTTTAGAAGAAGCTATAAAACGAGTTGAATAA
- a CDS encoding acetate/propionate family kinase, with protein MQVLVLNSGSSSIKFQLFSMPEERILCSGIIERIGHDDAIFKFKTENDAIEFESPILNHKDGLQLLSKQLLDNNTGIIKSPEDISIVGHRVVHGGIYFNETIEITNTVKEKIKELSSLAPLHNPANLEGIEVAEDIFSNAKQVAVFDTAFHQSIPERAYKYAIPNDLLKDHHIRLYGFHGTSHKYVSEKAIDYLGKKNSKIITVHLGNGCSMTAVKDGKSIDHSLGFSPVSGLIMGTRSGDIDPAIIFYLANKLNFSLEEINTLLQKKSGMLGLTGFSDLRDIEEQATKGNKACQLALEMNVYRIKKYIGSYAAILNGLDAIVFTAGIGENSSLMRERISKDLDFFGVELDVEKNNVKSKEMQVINTEDSKVKVLVIPTNEELEIAKQSVALFKD; from the coding sequence ATGCAAGTATTAGTTTTAAATTCGGGGAGTTCCTCTATAAAATTTCAATTGTTTTCAATGCCCGAAGAGCGCATTTTATGTTCTGGGATAATTGAGCGAATTGGTCATGATGATGCTATATTTAAATTCAAAACTGAAAATGACGCTATTGAATTTGAGAGTCCGATCTTAAATCATAAGGATGGATTACAATTATTATCTAAACAACTTTTAGATAATAATACGGGGATCATAAAATCGCCAGAAGATATTTCAATTGTAGGCCATAGAGTGGTTCATGGCGGTATCTATTTTAATGAAACTATAGAAATCACCAATACTGTAAAAGAGAAAATAAAAGAATTATCGTCGTTGGCTCCGTTACATAACCCTGCCAACCTTGAGGGTATTGAAGTCGCCGAAGATATTTTTTCGAATGCGAAGCAGGTAGCTGTTTTCGATACAGCTTTTCATCAATCCATACCCGAACGCGCTTATAAATATGCTATTCCAAACGATCTGTTAAAAGACCATCATATTCGTCTATACGGTTTTCATGGCACCAGCCATAAATATGTTTCGGAAAAAGCGATTGACTATTTAGGTAAAAAGAATTCTAAAATCATCACTGTTCATTTAGGAAACGGTTGCAGTATGACGGCTGTTAAAGATGGTAAGAGTATAGATCATTCCTTAGGGTTTTCTCCTGTAAGTGGTTTAATAATGGGAACGCGTTCTGGTGATATCGATCCTGCTATTATATTTTATTTGGCCAACAAATTAAATTTTAGCTTAGAAGAAATCAATACGCTTTTACAAAAAAAGAGTGGTATGCTAGGACTAACCGGGTTTAGCGATTTAAGGGATATTGAAGAACAGGCTACCAAAGGCAACAAAGCATGTCAGTTAGCTTTAGAAATGAACGTGTACCGTATTAAAAAATACATCGGTAGTTATGCTGCTATTTTAAACGGACTGGATGCCATCGTATTTACCGCTGGCATTGGGGAGAACTCGTCACTAATGAGAGAGCGTATTTCTAAAGATTTAGACTTTTTTGGTGTTGAGTTAGATGTTGAAAAAAACAATGTTAAGTCCAAAGAAATGCAAGTTATCAATACCGAGGATTCTAAAGTAAAAGTTTTAGTAATTCCAACTAACGAAGAATTGGAAATTGCTAAACAATCGGTTGCTTTATTCAAAGATTAA
- a CDS encoding prephenate dehydrogenase, translating to MKNIYIIGVGLIGGSLAIDIKKNNPETVIHGISRKQTTLDEALSLNLIDKKATLDDIDKADLVIISIPVDATVKMLPTILDKIHDSGLVVDAGSTKLDICKVVEDHPKRRNFLAMHPIAGTEHSGPSAAMSGLFKGKTNIVCEVEKTAFKLQEKALKLFADIGMRMRYMNPEAHDKHIAYMSHLSHISSFMLGKTVIDKEKNERDIFDMAGSGFASTVRLAKSSPEMWTPIFKQNKENVIETLEEYIDNLKLFKELMEKDDFEAVYNEMKNTNHIKQILNGIA from the coding sequence ATGAAAAATATATACATTATAGGGGTTGGTTTAATTGGCGGTAGTCTTGCTATAGATATTAAAAAAAATAATCCGGAAACGGTTATTCATGGTATTAGTAGGAAGCAAACAACGCTTGATGAAGCTTTGTCGCTTAATCTAATCGACAAAAAAGCAACTTTAGATGATATTGATAAAGCCGATTTAGTCATTATATCTATTCCTGTAGATGCTACTGTAAAAATGTTGCCGACCATTTTGGATAAGATTCATGATTCCGGATTGGTTGTAGATGCCGGTTCTACTAAATTGGATATATGTAAGGTTGTTGAAGATCATCCTAAGCGTAGAAATTTTTTAGCGATGCACCCTATTGCTGGAACAGAGCATTCGGGGCCTAGTGCAGCCATGAGCGGTTTGTTTAAGGGAAAAACAAACATTGTTTGCGAAGTTGAAAAAACAGCATTCAAGCTTCAGGAAAAGGCTCTAAAGCTTTTTGCTGATATAGGTATGCGTATGCGCTACATGAACCCAGAAGCACACGATAAACATATAGCCTATATGTCTCACCTGTCACATATAAGCTCATTTATGTTAGGTAAAACGGTGATAGATAAAGAGAAAAACGAACGGGATATTTTTGATATGGCAGGTAGTGGATTTGCTTCTACCGTTCGTTTAGCAAAGAGTTCTCCGGAAATGTGGACGCCTATTTTTAAACAAAATAAGGAAAATGTTATCGAGACTTTAGAAGAGTATATCGATAACCTGAAGTTGTTTAAGGAGCTTATGGAAAAAGATGACTTTGAGGCAGTTTATAACGAAATGAAAAATACGAATCATATAAAACAAATTTTAAACGGAATAGCTTAA
- a CDS encoding head GIN domain-containing protein: MKRIIYIFVLIITACDSENAGDCFQKTGQIIQQEVVVDAFTKILVNRGVELIIKEGTEQKVIIETGENLLNDVTATVIDDKLTLTDHNNCNYVRDYGVTKVYVTSPNITEIRSSTQYDISSDGVLTYPNLTVLSEDFGEPDSFTSANFRLQIDNTTFRLVFNNLSNCFISGRTENLNLLFAAGTSQFEGRNLIAQNVQLWNRGSNDMIVNPQQEIKGTISGPGDVICVTRPAIVEVDELYKGRLIFE; the protein is encoded by the coding sequence ATGAAACGAATTATATACATATTTGTATTAATAATTACAGCTTGCGATAGTGAGAATGCAGGTGATTGTTTTCAAAAAACAGGACAGATCATTCAGCAAGAAGTGGTAGTTGATGCCTTTACTAAAATTTTAGTAAACCGGGGTGTAGAATTAATAATTAAGGAAGGTACCGAACAAAAAGTTATTATTGAAACCGGCGAAAATCTGTTAAATGATGTTACAGCTACAGTAATAGATGATAAATTAACCTTAACAGACCATAACAACTGTAACTATGTGCGGGATTATGGTGTGACTAAAGTATACGTAACATCTCCAAATATTACAGAAATAAGATCCTCTACTCAATATGATATAAGTTCTGATGGGGTTTTAACCTATCCGAATTTAACGGTTCTATCTGAAGATTTTGGGGAGCCAGACTCTTTTACAAGTGCTAATTTTAGATTACAAATAGATAATACTACATTTCGATTGGTCTTTAACAATCTGTCTAATTGCTTTATTTCTGGTAGAACAGAAAATTTAAACCTCCTCTTTGCAGCAGGAACATCACAGTTTGAAGGGCGTAATCTTATTGCTCAAAATGTACAATTATGGAACAGGGGATCGAACGATATGATTGTAAATCCTCAACAAGAAATAAAAGGAACTATTTCCGGACCAGGTGACGTAATTTGTGTAACCCGTCCGGCAATAGTAGAAGTTGATGAGTTGTATAAAGGACGATTAATCTTTGAATAA
- the pta gene encoding phosphate acetyltransferase, translating into MSKGIYVATIEPNSGKSVVVLGLMRMLLGKTAKVGYFRPIIEDLEVGERDNHINTVMSHFELDINYKRTFAYTRSQVLDLYNQGKSGEVIDEIIKKYKDLEERFDFILVEGTDFSHENSSLELDINILISKNLGLPVIIVSQGDKKELKEIVDSVQLAHDTFKQDVDVLSIVTNKANPESLSTLKEQLKERINNGTDITVIPKIPSLGSPTVKEISKALGGEVLFGQDMLNNLTENPSVGAMQLRNYLTHLKENSLVITPGDRADIILGALQANISKNYPKIAGIILTGGLIPEEPILKLIEGLSSIVPLISVKGGTYHVTNSIGSIKSRVYAENTEKIATSIETFEKHVDTDKLAERLITFESDVFTPRMFQYNLLQRALNDKKHIVLPEGYDERILRASAKLINANVVDLTLLGEEDKIKERILKLDIPLNTDRINIISPTKSPHFDDYAKTFYELRKHKNVSLQMAKDTMADVSYFGTMMIYKGHADGMVSGAAHTTQHTLRPALQFIKTKPGVNMVSSIFFMCLEDRISVFGDCAINPKPNAEELAEIAVSSAQTAKEFGIEPKVAMLSYSSGASGKGADVEKVREATDIVKAQNPDLKIEGPIQYDAAVDMRIGKSKLPDSEVAGHASILIFPDLNTGNNTYKAVQRETGALAIGPVLQGLNKPVNDLSRGCTADDIYSTVIITAIQAQNQ; encoded by the coding sequence ATGAGTAAAGGAATTTATGTAGCAACCATTGAGCCTAACAGCGGTAAATCTGTTGTAGTTCTTGGCTTAATGCGTATGCTTTTAGGGAAAACGGCCAAGGTTGGATATTTTAGACCAATCATTGAAGACCTTGAAGTTGGAGAAAGAGACAATCACATTAATACCGTGATGTCGCATTTTGAATTAGACATTAACTACAAAAGAACATTTGCATATACAAGAAGTCAAGTACTCGACCTATACAACCAAGGAAAATCTGGTGAAGTTATAGATGAAATCATTAAGAAGTATAAAGATCTTGAAGAACGTTTTGATTTTATTTTGGTTGAAGGTACCGATTTCTCTCATGAAAACTCAAGCTTAGAACTGGATATAAATATCTTAATATCTAAAAACCTTGGGTTGCCAGTTATTATCGTTTCTCAAGGAGACAAAAAAGAACTTAAAGAGATTGTAGACAGTGTTCAATTAGCCCACGATACGTTTAAGCAAGACGTAGATGTGCTTTCAATAGTAACCAACAAAGCTAATCCAGAAAGCCTTTCTACACTTAAAGAGCAGCTAAAGGAACGTATAAATAACGGGACCGACATTACAGTTATCCCAAAAATTCCTAGCCTTGGCAGTCCTACGGTAAAAGAAATTTCGAAAGCTTTAGGTGGTGAAGTTCTTTTTGGGCAAGACATGCTAAACAACCTAACAGAGAATCCAAGTGTTGGGGCTATGCAATTACGTAATTATTTAACCCACCTTAAGGAAAACTCTTTGGTTATTACTCCTGGCGACAGAGCCGATATTATTTTAGGAGCTTTACAAGCCAATATTTCTAAAAACTACCCTAAAATTGCCGGAATTATTTTAACGGGAGGCCTTATTCCAGAAGAGCCAATTTTAAAACTTATCGAAGGGCTTTCGAGTATAGTTCCACTTATTAGTGTAAAAGGAGGCACCTACCATGTAACTAATAGTATAGGTAGTATTAAATCGAGAGTTTATGCTGAAAATACAGAAAAAATAGCAACGTCTATAGAAACTTTCGAGAAACACGTCGATACAGATAAACTTGCTGAACGACTTATTACATTTGAGTCTGATGTATTTACACCAAGAATGTTTCAGTACAATTTACTACAGCGCGCCTTAAACGATAAGAAGCACATTGTTTTACCAGAAGGTTATGATGAACGTATTTTACGTGCTTCTGCAAAATTAATTAATGCCAATGTTGTAGATTTAACGCTTTTGGGTGAAGAAGATAAAATTAAGGAACGTATTTTAAAATTAGACATTCCTTTAAACACCGATAGAATAAACATTATATCGCCAACAAAATCGCCTCATTTTGATGATTATGCTAAGACTTTTTACGAGCTTAGAAAACACAAAAATGTAAGCTTACAAATGGCTAAGGATACAATGGCTGATGTTTCTTATTTTGGCACCATGATGATTTACAAAGGTCATGCAGACGGTATGGTTTCTGGAGCGGCACACACCACCCAACATACGTTACGACCTGCATTACAGTTTATAAAAACCAAACCGGGAGTAAATATGGTATCATCTATTTTCTTTATGTGTTTGGAAGACAGAATTTCTGTATTTGGAGATTGTGCCATTAACCCGAAACCAAACGCGGAAGAATTAGCAGAAATAGCTGTTTCGTCTGCTCAAACCGCAAAAGAATTTGGCATAGAACCTAAAGTTGCTATGCTTTCTTATTCGTCTGGTGCTTCCGGAAAAGGAGCCGATGTTGAAAAGGTTAGAGAAGCTACCGACATTGTAAAAGCTCAAAATCCTGATTTAAAAATAGAAGGACCTATTCAATATGATGCTGCGGTAGATATGCGTATTGGAAAAAGTAAATTACCAGATTCTGAAGTAGCGGGACATGCTAGCATCTTAATTTTCCCAGACTTAAACACAGGTAACAACACCTATAAAGCTGTACAACGTGAAACCGGAGCATTAGCTATAGGACCAGTTTTACAAGGATTAAACAAACCAGTTAACGACCTTAGTAGAGGTTGTACTGCCGACGATATTTATAGCACAGTAATAATCACTGCTATTCAAGCTCAAAACCAATAA
- the gldA gene encoding gliding motility-associated ABC transporter ATP-binding subunit GldA, producing MSIEVIGVSKYYGEQKALNGISFKVNKPEIVGFLGPNGAGKSTMMKILTTYINPSEGAAKVNGYDIKENTRLVQKSVGYLPEHNPLYLDMFVKEYLNFNANIYKVSKQRINDVIELTGLTPEVHKKIGQLSKGYRQRVGLANALLHDPDVLILDEPTTGLDPNQLVDIRNLIKTIGETKTVFLSTHIMQEVEAMCDRVIIINKGEIVADKKLSELRDEKEQTVIVEFDYRVEDAFLLKLPKVKNVTNTYDFVYEITFKTSEDMRSHVFDFAHDNQLKILQLNQKNASLESLFRDLTSK from the coding sequence ATGTCTATTGAAGTAATAGGAGTTTCAAAATATTATGGTGAACAGAAGGCTTTAAACGGTATATCTTTTAAAGTGAACAAGCCTGAAATTGTTGGGTTTTTAGGTCCTAATGGCGCCGGAAAATCCACTATGATGAAGATATTAACCACTTATATTAATCCTAGTGAAGGTGCCGCAAAAGTAAATGGATACGATATAAAGGAAAACACGCGGCTTGTTCAAAAGAGCGTTGGGTATTTACCCGAGCACAACCCCTTGTATTTAGACATGTTTGTTAAGGAGTATTTAAATTTTAATGCGAATATATATAAGGTTTCTAAACAGCGTATTAACGATGTTATAGAACTTACTGGCTTAACACCTGAAGTTCATAAAAAAATAGGTCAGCTTTCTAAAGGATATCGCCAACGTGTGGGGCTAGCTAATGCCTTGTTGCATGATCCTGATGTTTTGATATTAGACGAGCCGACCACAGGCTTAGATCCTAATCAATTGGTCGATATTAGAAACCTTATAAAAACGATTGGAGAAACTAAAACCGTGTTTCTTTCCACACATATCATGCAAGAAGTTGAAGCTATGTGCGATCGGGTTATCATTATTAATAAAGGCGAAATTGTTGCAGACAAAAAGCTAAGCGAACTACGCGACGAAAAGGAACAAACTGTTATCGTTGAATTTGACTATCGCGTTGAAGATGCTTTTTTATTAAAACTCCCCAAAGTAAAGAATGTAACAAACACTTACGATTTTGTTTACGAAATTACTTTTAAAACCTCAGAAGACATGCGATCTCATGTATTTGATTTCGCCCACGACAACCAATTAAAAATTTTACAACTAAATCAAAAAAATGCAAGTTTAGAATCTCTTTTTAGAGATTTAACATCGAAATAG